A window of the Microbulbifer aggregans genome harbors these coding sequences:
- a CDS encoding YdcH family protein, which translates to MPIPSHSLENDFPEYSDTIQRLNREDLKFKTESETYHKLDKQIRGLEERGVATDDNHFNSLKIQRAHLKDRLYHRISNSHQPPLH; encoded by the coding sequence ATGCCAATTCCTTCCCACTCCCTCGAGAATGACTTCCCCGAATATTCCGACACCATTCAGCGTCTCAACCGGGAAGACCTCAAGTTCAAGACGGAGAGCGAAACGTACCACAAGCTAGACAAACAGATTCGCGGGCTGGAAGAACGAGGGGTGGCGACCGATGACAACCATTTCAATTCCCTGAAGATTCAGCGGGCACATCTGAAAGACCGGCTCTATCACCGTATTTCCAACAGCCACCAGCCACCTTTGCACTGA
- a CDS encoding glutathione S-transferase N-terminal domain-containing protein, with translation MKLFLTHSSPYARSARIILRESNLLEQVQETESHPFSNDPDFLTANPLGKVPCLVTDDGHGIMDSEVICAYLDRELGDGRLGKALEKDWQLRTYYSVCSGLIDTLVLLRIEKGREHDGLRSEFWWQRYQDAIRRTLDYLEQQAALLPGELSLAHINLAATLGYLDFRHAEIDWRNNHKRLAEITASLEQRQAFRDTTLRD, from the coding sequence ATGAAACTTTTCCTCACCCACTCATCACCCTACGCTCGCAGTGCCCGAATCATACTGCGTGAATCCAATCTGCTGGAGCAGGTGCAGGAAACCGAGTCCCACCCATTCTCCAACGATCCAGATTTTCTCACTGCCAATCCACTGGGCAAGGTCCCCTGCCTGGTTACTGATGATGGCCATGGCATCATGGATAGCGAGGTCATCTGCGCCTACCTGGACAGGGAGCTGGGAGATGGTCGACTCGGCAAAGCGCTGGAGAAAGACTGGCAACTGCGGACTTACTACTCGGTGTGTTCCGGACTGATCGATACGCTGGTGCTACTGCGAATTGAAAAAGGCCGGGAGCACGACGGCCTGCGTTCCGAGTTCTGGTGGCAGCGTTATCAGGACGCCATTCGGCGAACGCTGGATTACCTGGAGCAGCAGGCAGCGCTGTTGCCCGGCGAGCTCTCACTGGCCCATATCAATCTCGCCGCAACACTTGGCTATCTCGACTTCCGGCATGCCGAAATCGATTGGCGTAACAACCACAAGCGACTCGCCGAAATTACGGCCTCACTGGAGCAGCGCCAGGCCTTCCGTGATACGACCCTGCGGGACTGA